The Congregibacter litoralis KT71 genome contains a region encoding:
- the ftsL gene encoding cell division protein FtsL: MSAAVLKPWWALVLLMLVLGSAFFIIASTHASRGFYAQLQDLEARRWYLEEEYSRLLLEQSTLASHYRIESEAGETLGLVAPGHEQTRLVAP; encoded by the coding sequence GTGAGCGCCGCGGTCTTAAAGCCCTGGTGGGCCCTGGTACTGCTTATGCTGGTGCTGGGGAGTGCCTTTTTCATCATTGCCAGCACGCATGCCAGCCGCGGTTTTTATGCGCAGCTTCAGGACCTCGAGGCGCGACGCTGGTACCTCGAGGAGGAATACAGCCGTCTGCTCCTGGAGCAGAGCACCCTGGCCTCCCATTACCGCATTGAAAGTGAAGCGGGCGAGACCCTGGGTCTCGTTGCTCCGGGCCATGAACAAACGCGCCTGGTGGCCCCATGA
- the rsmI gene encoding 16S rRNA (cytidine(1402)-2'-O)-methyltransferase — MEPALYIVATPIGNLGDISRRAVEVLSQVSCIAAEDTRRTGQLLSGEGIKTRMLAYHEHSAPQVAEQLAARVAAGESVALVSDAGTPTISDPGYRLVRVMQDEGLKVIPLPGPCAAVVGLSGSGLPSDRFAFEGFLPNRGEARRRRLEALASSDATLIFYEAPHRILATLEDLQAVMGGSREAALARELTKSFETIRRASLSELCEWVRDDANQARGEIVLLLAPAPDQGVAEVDSALGELLRGMAEHMPARQAAKLVAAYAGMPSRQLYDYLLQHKEG, encoded by the coding sequence TTGGAACCGGCGCTCTACATTGTGGCCACGCCTATCGGCAATCTCGGTGACATTTCCCGTAGGGCGGTGGAGGTGCTTTCACAGGTATCGTGTATCGCGGCGGAGGATACCCGTCGCACGGGGCAGCTTCTCAGCGGGGAGGGGATCAAGACTCGCATGCTCGCCTACCATGAGCACAGCGCGCCCCAGGTGGCGGAGCAACTGGCAGCGCGGGTCGCCGCCGGCGAGTCCGTGGCGCTGGTGTCCGACGCAGGTACGCCAACGATCTCGGATCCCGGTTATCGACTCGTCAGGGTGATGCAGGATGAAGGTTTAAAAGTCATTCCCCTGCCGGGACCCTGTGCCGCCGTGGTGGGGCTGTCAGGATCGGGGTTGCCCAGTGACCGCTTTGCCTTTGAGGGCTTTTTACCCAATCGCGGTGAGGCCCGCCGGCGGCGGCTGGAAGCGCTTGCCTCCTCAGACGCGACCCTGATTTTTTACGAGGCCCCCCATCGCATCCTTGCGACCCTGGAGGATCTGCAGGCTGTGATGGGTGGCTCACGAGAAGCTGCGCTGGCACGGGAGCTGACCAAAAGCTTCGAAACGATCCGTCGGGCATCTCTTTCGGAGCTTTGTGAATGGGTGCGGGATGATGCCAACCAGGCGCGCGGAGAGATTGTTCTGCTCTTAGCGCCGGCGCCGGATCAGGGTGTTGCCGAGGTGGATTCCGCCCTGGGGGAGTTGTTACGCGGAATGGCGGAGCATATGCCGGCGCGGCAGGCGGCGAAGCTGGTGGCTGCCTACGCAGGCATGCCCAGCCGCCAGCTCTATGATTATTTACTGCAGCATAAAGAGGGCTGA
- a CDS encoding peptidoglycan D,D-transpeptidase FtsI family protein: MSKTAKVSVQPWRANVVLALLVLMFLALVGRVLSLQVLDMGRGVEFLKRQGDMRMLRTAELPAYRGLITDRRGEPLAVSTPVISLWANPKVLRDSDRLPELASALDLSTAELEDRLLRYNGKQFMYLRRHLIPDSAREVLALNIPGVRAEREYRRFYPAGEVAAQLVGMTNVDGAGVAGLELAYDDWLRGHPGKKRYIKDLHGDAVRDIGVIDPVRPGRNLQLSIDLRLQYLLHRELNRAATVTGAEAGVIVTIDSHTGEVLASASYPDFNPNNRSTVTMSQTRNRALTDIFEPGSTMKPLTLVAALESGRYDTDTLIDTSPGRIRVGRKVLPDPRNYGEITLSRVVEKSSQVGITKIALDIGHEPIWDVFNRFGLGQTTATGFPGESAGLLPQRPRWRPIEQVTLAFGYGLTATPLQIARAYAVFANGGMLPELSLLQREVVDVRGERVVDADIAAKVRGVLHEVTGSQGTARKARVPGYEVGGKTGTVHKVGAGGYLDDQYVALFVGMAPIEDPRFVTVVVLDRPKGDNYGGGSAAAPVFARVAAETLRLLGVAPTLEAPDTMLAVAAGGGA; the protein is encoded by the coding sequence ATGAGTAAGACGGCCAAAGTATCCGTGCAGCCCTGGCGGGCAAATGTCGTGCTTGCGCTCCTGGTGCTGATGTTTCTTGCGCTGGTGGGGCGGGTGCTGTCTCTCCAGGTTCTCGATATGGGTCGTGGTGTGGAGTTCCTGAAGCGCCAGGGGGATATGCGCATGCTGCGCACGGCGGAGCTCCCGGCCTATCGCGGGCTGATCACCGATCGCCGGGGTGAGCCTCTTGCGGTCAGCACCCCGGTGATTTCTCTCTGGGCGAACCCCAAGGTCCTCAGAGATAGCGATCGCCTGCCGGAGTTGGCATCAGCCCTTGATTTGAGCACGGCAGAGCTCGAGGACCGCTTGCTGCGCTATAACGGCAAGCAGTTTATGTATCTGCGCCGGCATCTGATTCCCGACAGTGCGCGGGAAGTGCTTGCCCTGAATATTCCCGGCGTGCGCGCCGAGCGGGAGTACCGTCGTTTTTATCCCGCAGGTGAAGTGGCGGCCCAGCTTGTGGGCATGACGAATGTGGATGGCGCTGGCGTCGCGGGTTTGGAGCTGGCCTATGATGACTGGCTTCGCGGACATCCGGGGAAAAAGCGTTACATCAAGGATCTCCACGGCGATGCCGTACGCGACATCGGTGTCATTGATCCCGTGCGTCCCGGTCGCAATCTGCAGCTCTCCATTGATCTGCGTCTCCAGTACCTGCTCCACCGGGAGCTGAATCGTGCAGCGACCGTCACCGGCGCGGAGGCGGGCGTCATCGTGACCATCGACAGTCACACGGGCGAGGTGCTGGCGAGCGCGAGCTATCCCGATTTTAATCCCAATAATCGTAGCACCGTGACCATGAGTCAGACGCGCAATCGCGCCCTCACGGACATCTTTGAGCCGGGTTCGACCATGAAGCCCCTTACGCTGGTAGCCGCTTTGGAGTCGGGCCGCTACGACACGGACACCCTCATCGATACCAGTCCCGGGCGAATTCGCGTCGGGCGCAAGGTGCTTCCCGATCCCCGCAATTACGGTGAAATCACCCTCTCGCGCGTGGTCGAAAAGTCCAGTCAGGTGGGTATTACCAAGATTGCCCTGGACATCGGCCACGAGCCCATCTGGGATGTGTTTAACCGCTTTGGTCTAGGTCAGACGACCGCCACAGGATTTCCCGGCGAGAGCGCAGGCCTCCTTCCCCAGCGTCCGCGCTGGCGCCCCATTGAGCAGGTCACCCTGGCTTTTGGCTATGGTCTGACGGCCACGCCGCTGCAGATCGCCCGGGCCTACGCGGTGTTTGCCAATGGCGGCATGTTGCCGGAGCTCTCCCTTCTTCAGCGGGAGGTTGTTGATGTGCGCGGCGAGCGTGTGGTTGATGCGGATATTGCGGCCAAGGTGCGGGGCGTGCTCCACGAAGTGACAGGATCCCAGGGGACCGCCCGCAAAGCGCGGGTGCCTGGCTACGAGGTAGGCGGAAAAACCGGTACGGTGCACAAGGTCGGTGCCGGTGGCTATCTGGACGATCAATACGTGGCGCTCTTTGTCGGTATGGCGCCCATTGAAGATCCGCGGTTTGTCACGGTCGTTGTGTTGGACCGCCCCAAGGGGGACAACTACGGTGGTGGCTCTGCAGCAGCGCCGGTGTTTGCCCGGGTCGCGGCGGAGACGCTGCGCCTCCTCGGCGTAGCGCCGACGCTCGAAGCCCCCGACACGATGCTCGCCGTCGCCGCCGGAGGTGGTGCATGA
- a CDS encoding UDP-N-acetylmuramoyl-L-alanyl-D-glutamate--2,6-diaminopimelate ligase — MTPVTVNTCRELPALLMGTGADLAAGLPNIDIAGLCLDSRNVQPGELFVALRGGSHDGRAYLSQAAAAGAVAALVEDELPGEEPPLPCVVIPGLRHKLCEIAGRYYRDPSRQMHVAAVTGTNGKTTVSQLFAQLLRSAGYDCGVIGTLGASLTAGVQDSVHTTPDSIAMQEILASWAGQAVPFVSMEVSSHALDQGRVNGLDIDSAIFTNLTRDHLDYHGDMESYGAAKARLFAFESLRTAILNSDDPFSDVLAGRMSLGVAVLRYGLNDASADVRLSNLRLHSAGMQMRLESPWGNGTLNCPLLGKFNAVNLLAALTAALQAGVPFDAVMTAAESLQPVPGRMEPIHSAAGPLVVVDYAHTPDALRHVLIALREQCKGRLIAVFGCGGDRDKGKRPLMAEAVAAIADRAVITSDNPRSEDPLAIIADIEAAMAGEYHVCADRGDAIAMAIESAAPEDCVLIAGKGHEDYQIIGDQRFTFSDSAVAQQVLARSAA; from the coding sequence ATGACGCCGGTGACCGTCAATACCTGCCGCGAACTGCCAGCGCTGCTGATGGGCACCGGGGCTGATTTGGCTGCTGGTCTGCCAAACATCGATATCGCGGGACTGTGTCTGGACAGCCGAAACGTTCAGCCGGGAGAGCTTTTCGTCGCCTTGCGTGGCGGGTCCCACGACGGCCGGGCGTATCTTTCCCAGGCTGCCGCCGCCGGTGCGGTGGCGGCCCTGGTGGAAGACGAATTACCGGGTGAGGAGCCGCCGCTCCCCTGCGTGGTCATCCCCGGTTTGCGCCATAAGCTTTGTGAAATCGCCGGACGCTACTATCGCGATCCCAGTCGCCAGATGCACGTGGCAGCGGTCACGGGCACCAATGGTAAAACCACCGTCAGTCAGTTGTTTGCCCAGCTACTGCGTAGCGCGGGGTATGACTGCGGTGTTATCGGCACCCTGGGGGCATCGCTCACCGCAGGGGTGCAGGACAGCGTCCACACCACCCCCGACTCCATCGCCATGCAGGAAATCCTGGCAAGCTGGGCGGGACAGGCGGTTCCCTTTGTGAGTATGGAGGTGTCGTCCCACGCTTTGGATCAGGGTCGTGTAAACGGGCTGGATATTGACTCCGCCATCTTCACCAATCTCACGAGAGACCATCTTGATTACCACGGCGACATGGAATCCTATGGCGCTGCAAAAGCCCGGCTGTTTGCCTTTGAATCTCTCCGTACGGCCATCCTCAATAGCGATGACCCTTTCAGTGATGTCCTTGCGGGCAGGATGTCCCTGGGCGTAGCGGTGCTTCGCTATGGTCTGAACGATGCATCGGCGGATGTCCGTCTGAGCAATCTCCGCCTCCATAGCGCCGGGATGCAGATGCGTCTCGAGAGTCCCTGGGGTAACGGGACTCTCAACTGTCCCCTTCTGGGTAAGTTCAATGCGGTCAACCTGCTCGCGGCGCTTACCGCTGCGCTCCAGGCTGGGGTTCCCTTCGATGCGGTGATGACGGCCGCAGAAAGTCTGCAGCCGGTACCCGGGCGCATGGAGCCGATTCACAGCGCAGCCGGTCCCCTGGTGGTGGTTGACTACGCCCACACGCCGGATGCCCTGCGCCATGTGCTTATAGCTTTGCGGGAGCAGTGCAAGGGCCGGCTCATTGCGGTCTTTGGCTGTGGCGGCGATCGTGACAAAGGCAAGCGTCCCCTGATGGCGGAGGCGGTCGCCGCGATAGCTGATCGCGCCGTGATCACCAGTGACAATCCCCGCAGCGAGGATCCCCTGGCGATCATTGCCGACATTGAAGCCGCGATGGCGGGGGAGTATCACGTCTGTGCAGATCGCGGCGATGCCATTGCCATGGCCATTGAATCCGCCGCGCCCGAAGACTGCGTCCTCATCGCGGGTAAGGGGCACGAGGACTATCAGATCATCGGTGATCAGCGTT
- the mraZ gene encoding division/cell wall cluster transcriptional repressor MraZ: MFRGVQHINMDAKGRLAIPARQREPLLEQCAGEIVVTIDTQTSCLCIYPLPAWEQIEQDLQKLPSLNPAVKRFQRLMLGYATDIQLDSNGRMLLPPSLREYARLEKKLVLVGQGNKMELWSEELWIVERDKALEDVGADEPWPDELMNLPL, translated from the coding sequence GTGTTTCGTGGTGTGCAGCACATCAATATGGATGCAAAGGGTCGCCTGGCGATCCCCGCGCGTCAGCGTGAGCCTCTGCTTGAGCAGTGTGCTGGCGAAATTGTTGTGACTATCGATACCCAGACCTCCTGTTTGTGTATCTATCCGCTGCCCGCCTGGGAGCAGATTGAACAAGACCTGCAAAAACTACCTTCTCTCAATCCTGCGGTAAAACGCTTTCAGCGTCTGATGCTGGGCTACGCCACGGATATACAGCTCGACAGCAATGGCCGCATGTTGCTGCCGCCGTCTCTGCGCGAGTACGCCCGCCTGGAGAAAAAGCTCGTGCTGGTGGGGCAGGGCAACAAGATGGAACTCTGGAGCGAGGAGCTCTGGATTGTCGAGCGCGACAAGGCGCTGGAAGATGTCGGGGCGGATGAGCCATGGCCCGACGAGCTGATGAATCTGCCTCTCTAG
- the rsmH gene encoding 16S rRNA (cytosine(1402)-N(4))-methyltransferase RsmH: MAASHETVLLHEAVDALVGSPAGLYVDGTFGRGGHSREILRRLDNQGRLFACDKDEEAERDAEELLAGDDRFSFARGSFAALPAFLEERGLGAVDGILLDLGVSSPQLDQAERGFSFQQDGPLDMRMDRSRGESAADWIAAAPEQEIIDVLREYGEERYARRIAAAIVKARSEKPLTRTAQLASIVSEAHPRWEKHKHPATRSFQAIRIRVNRELDDLAELLSLALSVLAVGGRLVVISFHSLEDRLVKRHLRDMSRGPQLPRDLPVRDVDVGVPMRLLGKAVRASDQEVAANPRSRSAIMRCAEKIA, translated from the coding sequence ATGGCGGCCTCCCATGAAACGGTATTGTTGCACGAAGCGGTGGACGCGCTGGTAGGCAGCCCCGCCGGCCTTTACGTCGATGGCACCTTCGGTCGCGGTGGCCACAGCCGTGAGATTCTTCGTCGGTTGGATAATCAAGGCCGTCTCTTTGCCTGCGACAAGGATGAAGAAGCGGAGCGCGATGCGGAGGAACTCCTTGCCGGGGATGATCGGTTTTCCTTCGCCCGTGGCTCCTTTGCCGCACTGCCGGCTTTTTTGGAGGAGCGGGGTCTGGGTGCCGTCGATGGCATCCTGCTGGATCTTGGCGTTTCCAGTCCGCAGCTGGATCAGGCGGAGCGCGGATTCAGTTTTCAGCAGGACGGCCCCCTTGATATGCGCATGGATCGCAGTCGCGGAGAATCAGCCGCCGACTGGATTGCGGCCGCGCCGGAGCAGGAAATTATCGATGTGCTGCGAGAGTACGGCGAGGAGCGCTATGCCCGCCGCATTGCCGCGGCCATCGTAAAAGCGCGCTCCGAAAAGCCCCTCACGCGAACGGCGCAGCTGGCCTCCATTGTCAGTGAGGCCCATCCGCGCTGGGAAAAGCACAAGCATCCCGCGACCCGCTCTTTTCAGGCTATCCGCATTCGGGTCAATCGGGAGCTCGATGATCTCGCCGAGCTCCTGTCCCTGGCGCTGTCGGTGCTCGCCGTCGGCGGCCGCCTGGTGGTGATCAGCTTTCACTCTCTCGAGGATCGCCTGGTCAAACGTCATCTTCGGGACATGAGCCGCGGCCCCCAGTTGCCCCGGGATCTGCCCGTAAGAGATGTCGATGTCGGTGTGCCCATGCGTCTGCTGGGCAAGGCGGTGCGGGCAAGTGACCAGGAGGTGGCAGCCAATCCGCGGTCGCGGAGCGCCATCATGCGCTGTGCGGAGAAGATCGCGTGA